One genomic window of Actinomycetota bacterium includes the following:
- a CDS encoding cobalamin B12-binding domain-containing protein — translation MKRILGASIGSCVHVAGVINFLNLAQQHGYQTKFLGSACGYGQIVEAIEAYQPDIVAISYRLSPDNARSLFKQFKKEVADKYKGRVSFILGGTKPVAEAAKGLDLFEAMFTGEETKDQVVSYLKQGKIIQENIPPPQNLGDRVKFKYPYPVIRHHFGQPTLESTIEGIGRLAQSELIDVVSIGPDQNTQEYFFHPEKMDHSQDGAGGVPLRSEDDFRSLYQATRKGNYPIMRCYSGTNDILRMARVLADTINNAWCAVPLCWYNELDNRSHRKLKEAIAENQQVMAWHGQRNIPVEVNESHHWSLRYSPDSIAVAAAYLAAYNAKRMGVKVYVSQYMFNTPAETSFTMDLAKMMAKVELIEGLHDDSFTSLRQTRTGLYSYPTNYHQGKAQLATSTMLQMQLEPHIVHVVAYCEADHAATPEDIIESAHIAHKAISNCLAGCPNMKDDERVQARKRQLMAEAKLIIGAIRKLDLNNIHEDPLTSPQIIAEAIGRGILDAPHLQGLEAASGQVRTMFIDGANMAVGPDGEILTEEQRLASL, via the coding sequence ATGAAGAGAATATTAGGGGCCAGCATAGGCAGCTGCGTACATGTAGCGGGAGTGATAAATTTTTTGAACCTGGCCCAGCAGCATGGATACCAGACTAAATTTTTAGGCTCTGCTTGTGGTTATGGGCAGATAGTGGAAGCCATTGAAGCCTATCAGCCGGATATAGTAGCCATAAGTTACCGGCTTTCTCCTGATAATGCCCGTTCTTTATTCAAGCAGTTTAAGAAAGAAGTGGCAGACAAATACAAGGGCAGGGTCTCTTTTATCCTGGGGGGAACCAAGCCGGTAGCTGAAGCGGCTAAAGGGCTGGATCTGTTTGAGGCCATGTTTACCGGGGAGGAAACCAAAGACCAGGTAGTTTCCTATTTAAAACAGGGGAAAATAATCCAGGAAAACATACCACCTCCCCAAAATTTAGGGGACAGGGTAAAGTTCAAGTATCCCTATCCGGTTATCAGGCATCATTTTGGACAGCCAACCCTGGAAAGCACTATAGAAGGCATTGGCCGCCTGGCCCAGAGTGAATTAATAGACGTGGTTTCCATAGGACCTGATCAAAACACGCAGGAATATTTTTTTCACCCGGAAAAAATGGACCATAGCCAGGATGGGGCGGGAGGAGTGCCTCTCAGGTCCGAGGATGATTTCAGGAGTTTATACCAGGCTACCCGCAAAGGCAATTACCCTATAATGAGGTGCTACAGCGGTACCAATGATATATTGAGGATGGCCCGGGTCCTGGCGGATACTATAAATAATGCCTGGTGTGCAGTTCCTTTATGCTGGTACAATGAGCTGGATAATAGGAGCCACCGCAAGCTGAAAGAGGCTATTGCAGAAAATCAACAGGTAATGGCCTGGCATGGGCAAAGAAATATACCGGTAGAGGTTAATGAATCCCATCACTGGAGTTTAAGGTACTCTCCGGATTCAATAGCGGTGGCTGCTGCCTATCTTGCTGCCTACAATGCTAAAAGGATGGGGGTAAAGGTATATGTGTCCCAATACATGTTTAATACTCCTGCCGAAACCTCATTTACTATGGATCTAGCCAAAATGATGGCCAAGGTGGAATTGATTGAGGGCCTGCATGATGATAGTTTTACCAGTTTAAGGCAAACCCGGACCGGGCTATATAGTTATCCCACCAATTATCATCAGGGCAAGGCCCAGCTGGCTACTTCTACTATGCTGCAGATGCAGCTGGAACCGCATATAGTCCATGTGGTAGCTTATTGCGAAGCTGATCATGCCGCTACCCCGGAGGATATCATTGAATCTGCCCATATAGCCCATAAAGCCATTTCCAATTGCCTGGCCGGGTGTCCCAATATGAAAGATGATGAAAGGGTACAGGCCAGAAAAAGGCAACTTATGGCTGAGGCTAAACTTATAATAGGGGCTATACGGAAGCTGGATTTAAATAATATCCATGAAGATCCCTTAACCAGTCCCCAAATAATTGCAGAGGCTATTGGCAGGGGCATACTGGATGCTCCCCATTTGCAGGGGTTAGAGGCGGCCAGCGGCCAGGTAAGGACCATGTTTATAGACGGTGCCAATATGGCAGTAGGTCCTGATGGGGAAATTTTAACCGAGGAGCAGCGTTTAGCCTCCCTATAA
- a CDS encoding ATP phosphoribosyltransferase regulatory subunit, whose product MFESDQENLIVKLPYGFRDVFPTECRERKVIVDIIGQQFRQWGYGEVKTPAVEYTKNISTGAGDSWSHKLINFFDIDGSLVSLRADMTIPIARLVGMRIKRPQLPVRFCYFANSFRQSALQEGVKRVYSQAGLELIGTDSFTADVEILTILNKVLRVLGFKQYKIGLGQLQIIEGLCEWLGLGPKDSRFLKESLVKKNFVLISEFLEGVDKSKTDLFMSLIKPQQDLNFLKKVLARINISRADKGLAYLERVYRVLEELGFGPNLLIDLSILREFDYYSGLLFEVYSALTTDLIGNGGRYDGLIRKFGMGVAATGFALDLDMLHKSMDSSILAPFMKDFKLLLGGSRSDYAAFVKLSEKVREKGINVELYEGKIEDIGPQAQLREAGLAAVMSGDLSRVTVIQAQDGNRTEMTTQDFLKYLDGTNKT is encoded by the coding sequence ATGTTTGAATCTGACCAGGAAAATTTAATAGTCAAGCTGCCTTACGGTTTCAGGGATGTTTTTCCTACAGAATGCCGGGAGCGCAAGGTTATAGTAGATATTATAGGCCAGCAATTCAGGCAATGGGGCTATGGAGAGGTAAAAACCCCTGCTGTGGAATATACCAAGAATATATCTACCGGGGCGGGCGACAGCTGGTCACATAAGCTAATAAATTTTTTTGATATTGACGGCAGCCTGGTTTCGCTAAGGGCTGACATGACCATACCCATAGCCAGGTTAGTAGGAATGAGGATAAAAAGACCTCAATTGCCGGTAAGATTTTGCTATTTTGCCAATTCGTTCAGGCAATCAGCCCTTCAGGAGGGAGTAAAAAGGGTATACAGCCAGGCTGGCCTGGAGCTCATAGGTACCGATAGTTTTACTGCTGATGTAGAGATCCTTACTATCTTAAACAAGGTGCTAAGGGTCCTGGGCTTCAAGCAGTACAAGATAGGATTGGGACAGCTTCAGATAATTGAAGGATTGTGTGAGTGGCTGGGGCTGGGGCCTAAGGACAGCCGCTTTTTAAAAGAGAGCCTGGTTAAAAAGAATTTTGTACTAATCAGTGAGTTTTTAGAAGGGGTTGATAAAAGTAAAACCGATTTGTTTATGTCCCTGATAAAACCCCAGCAGGACTTAAATTTTTTAAAAAAGGTCCTGGCCCGCATCAACATTAGCAGAGCGGATAAAGGGTTGGCCTACCTGGAAAGGGTATACCGGGTTTTAGAAGAACTGGGCTTTGGCCCTAATTTACTTATAGATTTAAGCATCCTGAGGGAATTTGACTATTACTCTGGCCTTTTGTTTGAAGTTTATTCCGCCCTTACCACTGACCTTATAGGTAATGGGGGACGCTATGACGGTTTGATAAGAAAATTTGGCATGGGGGTAGCGGCAACCGGGTTTGCCCTGGATTTGGATATGCTGCATAAATCCATGGACAGCAGCATCCTGGCTCCCTTTATGAAAGACTTCAAGCTGCTGCTGGGAGGCAGTAGGTCTGATTATGCCGCTTTTGTGAAGCTATCAGAAAAGGTGAGGGAAAAAGGTATAAACGTGGAATTATATGAAGGTAAAATAGAAGATATAGGGCCGCAGGCCCAGCTAAGGGAAGCAGGCCTGGCGGCTGTAATGTCTGGGGACCTGTCCCGGGTAACAGTAATACAGGCCCAGGACGGAAACCGCACTGAAATGACAACCCAAGATTTTTTAAAATATTTAGATGGAACCAACAAGACTTAA